In Dromiciops gliroides isolate mDroGli1 chromosome 5, mDroGli1.pri, whole genome shotgun sequence, the following are encoded in one genomic region:
- the NFE2L3 gene encoding nuclear factor erythroid 2-related factor 3 translates to MMMYLKPSWAHGCGGLLHLAVLLSLAGLRMDLDLYLLLPSPPPLLRDPWAFMGNPGGAAYALPPLRGGAVGGSDQLHPKCWDADSALQPEGQHLLQEVRTLGGPFIPRTHVDAWLVHRVAAAGGADGAPRLLGNGAPTEASGGGGPGDPGGSSSGGGSGPARGEDKDKEAEEEKSPTAAPASGGVETSGWAVQESSGDETDVGWPLEDIFHLMAPPMESPPEGILARPPMLLCNNSCDGVDDPGQYSVNFSQAISHDVSLHEAMLWCPETSRRDPRARQPQTLETFLPLNSGGALPLPGMDWAGLFPSAESRTRNLTAQDLLLDLDENIFDEINLISFAMEEGFDPMAVSQLFEEPDSDSGLSLNSSHTSTSAANPNSSASLCDDEGAVGYSSDAESLSHRGLEGAVGGHWPETSELCGSDGEKGLEPSGEPILEHIFHNHTYYLLPSAPSSEPLLPWSHQSQNVKRSGYHRDHDSILSQDDHHAKTLCLPFSVDEIVSMPVDSFNSVLAKSYLTDTQVSLLRDIRRRGKNKVAAQNCRKRKLDVILSLEEDVCSLRAKKESLKRERAQCSKSLHLMKQKLRDLYRDVFSRLRDDQGRPVNPNLYALHCGRDGSVLIVPKELMTSSLKKDNQKEKERK, encoded by the exons ATGATGATGTACCTGAAGCCGTCCTGGGCGCACGGCTGCGGCGGTCTCCTGCACCTGGCCGTCCTGCTGAGCCTGGCGGGGCTCCGCATGGACCTGGATCTCTACCTGCTGCTCCCCTCGCCGCCACCCCTGCTCCGGGACCCCTGGGCGTTTATGGGGAACCCGGGCGGCGCTGCCTACGCGCTGCCTCCCTTACGAGGAGGAGCCGTCGGGGGCTCGGACCAGCTGCACCCCAAGTGCTGGGACGCGGACTCGGCTTTGCAGCCCGAGGGGCAGCACCTGCTGCAGGAGGTGCGCACTCTGGGGGGCCCCTTCATCCCGCGTACGCACGTGGATGCTTGGCTGGTGCACCGCGTGGCGGCGGCTGGGGGAGCCGACGGCGCCCCGAGACTGCTGGGGAATGGTGCCCCGACCGAGGCTAGCGGGGGCGGGGGCCCTGGAGACCCCGGCGGCAGTAGCAGCGGTGGCGGCAGCGGGCCGGCCCGGGGtgaggacaaggacaaggaggCTGAGGAAGAGAAGTCCCCGACGGCTGCCCCAGCCTCAGGAGGCGTCGAGACCAGCGGATGGGCGGTTCAGGAG AGCAGTGGGGATGAGACAGATGTAGGCTGGCCTCTGGAAGACATCTTCCATCTGATGGCGCCCCCGATGGAGAGTCCCCCGGAG GGCATCTTGGCTCGCCCCCCGATGCTTCTCTGTAACAACAGCTGTGATGGCGTGGACGATCCTGGGCAGTACAGTGTGAACTTCAGCCAAGCAATCAGTCATGACGTTAGTCTCCACGAGGCCATGTTGTGGTGTCCAGAGACATCCAGAAGAGACCCGAGGGCTAGGCAGCCTCAGACCCTGGAAACATTCTTACCCCTGAATTCCGGCGGTGCCCTTCCTCTTCCAGGGATGGATTGGGCAGGGCTTTTTCCATCTGCTGAGAGCAGGACCAGGAACCTAACAGCCCAAGACCTTCTCTTGGACCTCGATGAAAACATATTTGATGAGATAAATCTGATATCCTTCGCCATGGAGGAGGGCTTTGACCCGATGGCAGTGTCCCAGCTTTTTGAAGAGCCAGATTCTGATTCTGGCCTCTCCTTAAATTCCAGTCACACCAGCACATCTGCAGCCAACCCTAATTCCTCAGCTTCCCTGTGTGATGACGAAGGTGCTGTGGGTTACAGTAGTGACGCTGAATCTCTCTCCCACCGGGGACTCGAGGGCGCTGTCGGAGGTCACTGGCCGGAGACCAGTGAGCTGTGTGGTTCGGATGGTGAGAAAGGTTTGGAGCCTTCCGGGGAACCTATATTGGAACATATTTTTCACAACCACACTTATTACCTACTGCCAAGTGCCCCCTCATCTGAACCTCTCCTTCCGTGGTCCCACCAGTCCCAGAACGTAAAGAGGAGCGGCTATCACAGGGACCACGACAGCATCCTGAGCCAGGATGACCACCACGCCAAAACGTTGTGCCTTCCCTTCTCAGTGGATGAAATCGTCAGCATGCCCGTTGACTCCTTCAACAGTGTTTTAGCCAAGAGTTATCTGACGGACACACAGGTGTCCCTGCTCCGGGACATCCGAAGGAGGGGCAAGAATAAAGTGGCTGCTCAGAACTGCCGCAAGCGCAAACTGGATGTGATTCTGAGCCTGGAGGAGGACGTGTGCAGCCTTCGAGCCAAAAAGGAGAGCCTTAAGCGGGAGAGGGCCCAGTGcagcaagtcccttcacctcatGAAACAGAAGCTACGTGACCTTTATCGGGATGTTTTCAGTAGGTTAAGGGATGACCAGGGCAGGCCTGTCAACCCCAACCTGTATGCTCTTCACTGTGGCCGGGACGGCAGCGTTTTGATTGTACCCAAAGAGCTGATGACTTCCAGTCTTAAAAAAGAcaaccaaaaggaaaaggagagaaaatga